A stretch of Arachis hypogaea cultivar Tifrunner chromosome 15, arahy.Tifrunner.gnm2.J5K5, whole genome shotgun sequence DNA encodes these proteins:
- the LOC112751304 gene encoding ATP-dependent 6-phosphofructokinase 3: MGSVTVSNKKSQTTSLNNYNNLATAPVANKTESVTMNNYCNGWIGGEGASAMTSAPNLKPKIVYGTAGYILEDVPHFTDYISDLPTYPNPLQDNPAYSVVKQYFVHVDDSVPQKVVVHKDSERGVHFRRAGPRQKVYFESDEVKAAIVTCGGLCPGLNTVIRELVCGLHHMYGVKRVLGIEGGYRGFYARNTINLTPKSVNDIHKRGGTVLGTSRGGHDTNKIVDSIQDRGINQVYIIGGDGTQRGAAAIFEEVRRRGLKVAVVGIPKTIDNDIPVIDKSFGFDTAVEEAQRAINAAHVEAESVENGIGVVKLMGRYSGFIAMYATLASRDVDCCLIPESPFYLEGPGGLFEYIEKRLKENGHMVIVIAEGAGQELMSEKMQTMNKQDASGNKLLQDVGLWISQEIKDHFAREKTMAITLKYIDPTYMIRAIPSNASDNVYCTLLAQSAVHGAMAGYTGYTSGLVNGRQTYIPFYRINENRNHVVITDRMWARLLSSTNQPSFLGDKCHNEDDIEEEEPLNQLLDGDLSDDTLKLNITCCKCGWQTRGRKGKKKRKKGHDE; encoded by the exons ATGGGTTCAGTTACCGTTAGTAACAAAAAGTCTCAAACAACTTCCCTCAACAACTATAACAACCTCGCAACCGCTCCCGTCGCAAACAAAACAGAATCTGTTACGATGAATAATTACTGTAACGGGTGGATCGGTGGCGAGGGAGCATCAGCGATGACGTCAGCTCCCAATCTCAAGCCTAAGATAGTGTACGGCACCGCAGGTTACATCCTCGAAGACGTTCCGCATTTCACTGATTATATTTCTGATCTTCCA ACATACCCGAATCCTTTGCAAGACAACCCTGCTTATTCTGTAGTTAA GCAATATTTCGTGCATGTCGATGACAGTGTTCCTCAGAAG GTTGTTGTTCACAAAGATAGCGAACGAGGAGTGCATTTTAGGCGTGCTGGACCTAGGCAAAAG GTGTATTTCGAGTCGGATGAAGTCAAGGCCGCTATTGTCACTTGCGGGGGACTATGCCCTGGTCTCAACACCGTCATTAGAGAGCTAGTGTGTGGCTTACACCATATGTATGGTGTGAAGAGAGTGCTTGGAATTGAA GGCGGATACAGGGGTTTCTATGCTCGAAATACAATTAATTTAACTCCTAAAAGTGTTAATGATATACACAAGCGTGGTGGAACTGTTCTTGGTACATCCCGTGGCGGACATGATACCAATAAGATAGTTGATAGTATACAAGATCGTGGAATCAATCAG GTTTACATTATTGGAGGAGATGGAACTCAGAGGGGTGCAGCTGCAATTTTTGAG GAAGTTAGAAGGCGCGGTCTCAAAGTTGCGGTTGTAGGAATCCCCAAGACTATAGATAATGATATCCCG GTTATTGACAAGTCCTTTGGGTTTGACACTGCTGTTGAGGAGGCTCAACGAGCTATAAATGCGGCACATGTTGAAGCTGAGAGTGTTGAGAATGGTATAGGGGTTGTCAAGCTGATGGGTCGCTATAGTG GATTTATCGCAATGTATGCTACTCTTGCGAGTCGAGATGTTGACTGCTGCTTGATTCCAGAGTCACCATTCTACCTTGAGGGTCCTGGTGGACTTTTTGAATATATAGAGAAACGACTTAAAGAAAATGGGCACATGGTTATTGTTATTGCCGAAGGTGCAGGACAGGAACTTATGTCTGAGAAAATGCAAACCATGAACAAACAGGATGCTTCAGGAAACAAGCTTCTTCAAGATGTTGGGCTGTGGATATCCCAAGAGATTAAG GATCATTTTGCAAGAGAGAAGACGATGGCCATAACTCTCAAATATATAG ATCCAACTTACATGATTCGAGCCATTCCAAGCAATGCTTCTGATAATGTGTACTGCACACTTCTTGCTCAAAGTGCTGTTCATGGAGCAATGGCAGGTTACACTGGCTATACAAGTGGACTTGTCAATGGAAGACAAACTTATATACCCTTCTAT AGAATCAATGAGAACCGGAATCATGTAGTGATAACTGATAGAATGTGGGCTAGGCTGTTATCTTCGACGAATCAACCCAGCTTTTTGGGCGACAAGTGTCACAACGAAGAcgacattgaagaagaagaaccattAAACCAGTTGCTAGATGGAGATCTTTCAGATGATACCTTGAAG
- the LOC140179415 gene encoding uncharacterized protein yields the protein MVHRAIPVPNQVRTPKRNQSTSHGRFHCRDDTGKPHPRVMEAARQRSSNVTSGGAGVILESQNGVVIEQSVRYEFPVSNNQVEYEALLAGLALAKEVGAKVLEVNTDSQVVSSQINGDYQTRDPLLQQYLAKVNELKEEFNHVTIQHVPRERNARADLLSKLASTKPGRGNKLLI from the coding sequence atggtccatcgAGCTATCCCAGTTCCAAATCAAGTTCGAACCCCGAAACGCAATCAAAGCACAAGCCATGGCCGATTTCATTGCCGAGATGACACCGGGAAACCCCACCCCCGAGTCATGGAAGCTGCACGTCAACGCTCATCAAACGTCACCTCCGGAGGTGCCGGAGTCATACTCGAAAGCCAAAACGGGGTCGTAATCGAACAGTCAGTACGATACGAGTTCCCAGTTTCAAACAATCAGGTTGAATATGAGGCCCTCCTGGCAGGCCTAGCCCTAGCTAAGGAAGTCGGAGCAAAGGTCCTGGAAGTAAATACCGATTCCCAGGTAGTCAGTTCCCAGATTAACGGAGACTACCAAACGCGAGATCCCCTACTCCAACAATACCTTGCCAAGGTAAACGAACTAAAAGAAGAATTCAATCACGTGACCATACAACACGTTCCTAGAGAACGAAATGCCAGGGCGGACCTCCTTTctaagctagccagcaccaaaccaggacgTGGCAACAAGTTGCTAATTTAG